A section of the Verrucomicrobium sp. GAS474 genome encodes:
- a CDS encoding beta-galactosidase family protein, with protein MSPSSPSAALHVVGDAYHLGSEPFRILSGAIHYFRVVPEQWDDRLAKLKACGLNTVETYVCWNLHEPEPGLFDFSGRLDLVAFIEKAAALGLKVIVRPGPYICAEWDFGGLPAWLLRDPQMRVRCSYAPFLAAVDRFFGELLPRIAPLQSTRGGPVIAVQIENEYGAYGNDGAYLAHLRDATRRLGIESFLFTSDHGVYLDVLPELFRTANFGARVAENFAALRRSQPTGPLTCMEFWAGWFDQYGQERPSRDPEELASVLDEMLALGASVNFYMFHGGTNFGFLSGANCDEKGFDPRPTSYDYGALLSEAGDLTPKYKACRKVLAQHGHGSGEGTFARSPRLATERFSPSASAPLFEVLPRLGKGVSSPTPVPMEDLGQNHGFILYRTRLHEGGENRSLWLRGVRDRAWVFIDGKPVGVIGRDDAVPILSIGAAKGATLDILVENMGRTNFGPWMHDRKGILDGVLLDRKYLFGWTIHPLPLDPLPELSFRPADGAAWSAGPCFHEASLAIDDPQDTFLNLSAWAKGSVFLNGFNLGRYWNRGPHQSLFVPKPLLRQGENRLVLFEVEKAGAWLRFDEEPTFAI; from the coding sequence ATGTCTCCCTCATCCCCTTCCGCCGCGCTCCATGTCGTGGGCGATGCCTACCATCTCGGTTCCGAGCCGTTCCGGATCCTCTCCGGGGCGATCCACTATTTCCGGGTGGTGCCGGAGCAGTGGGACGACCGCCTGGCCAAATTGAAGGCCTGCGGCCTGAACACCGTCGAGACCTATGTCTGCTGGAATCTCCATGAGCCCGAGCCGGGCCTGTTCGATTTCTCCGGGCGGCTTGATCTCGTCGCTTTCATCGAAAAGGCCGCGGCCCTCGGCCTGAAGGTCATCGTCCGCCCCGGCCCCTACATCTGCGCGGAATGGGACTTCGGCGGCCTTCCCGCGTGGCTCCTGCGCGATCCGCAGATGCGGGTGCGGTGCTCCTACGCGCCGTTCCTCGCGGCGGTCGACCGTTTCTTCGGCGAGCTTCTGCCCCGGATCGCCCCGCTCCAATCGACTCGGGGAGGCCCGGTGATCGCCGTCCAGATCGAGAACGAATACGGCGCCTACGGGAACGACGGGGCCTACCTCGCCCATCTGCGGGACGCGACGCGACGCCTCGGCATCGAGAGCTTCCTCTTCACCTCGGACCACGGCGTCTACCTCGACGTCCTCCCGGAGCTCTTCCGCACGGCGAATTTCGGGGCCCGTGTGGCGGAGAATTTCGCCGCGTTGAGGCGGAGCCAGCCGACGGGGCCGCTCACCTGCATGGAGTTCTGGGCGGGCTGGTTCGACCAATACGGGCAGGAACGCCCGTCGCGCGATCCGGAAGAGCTGGCCTCGGTCCTCGACGAGATGCTCGCCCTCGGCGCCTCGGTCAACTTCTACATGTTCCATGGCGGAACCAACTTCGGCTTCCTGAGCGGCGCGAACTGCGACGAGAAGGGCTTCGATCCCCGGCCCACGAGCTACGACTACGGCGCGCTGTTGAGCGAAGCGGGCGACCTTACGCCGAAGTACAAGGCCTGCCGGAAGGTGCTCGCCCAGCACGGCCATGGAAGCGGGGAGGGGACCTTCGCCCGCTCTCCCCGGCTTGCGACCGAGCGTTTCTCTCCCTCCGCCTCGGCTCCGCTCTTCGAGGTCCTGCCCCGGCTGGGGAAGGGTGTCTCCAGCCCGACGCCGGTGCCGATGGAAGACCTTGGGCAGAACCACGGCTTCATCCTGTACCGGACTCGACTCCACGAAGGCGGTGAGAATCGCTCCCTCTGGCTTCGCGGCGTCCGGGATCGGGCCTGGGTCTTCATTGACGGGAAACCTGTCGGGGTGATCGGAAGGGACGATGCCGTGCCGATCCTCTCGATCGGCGCCGCGAAGGGGGCGACGCTCGACATTCTCGTCGAGAATATGGGAAGGACGAACTTCGGGCCCTGGATGCATGACCGCAAGGGCATCCTCGACGGCGTCCTGCTCGACCGGAAGTACCTCTTCGGCTGGACGATCCATCCCCTGCCGCTCGATCCGCTTCCCGAGCTTTCCTTCCGGCCTGCCGACGGTGCGGCGTGGTCTGCGGGGCCCTGCTTCCACGAGGCGTCCCTCGCGATCGACGACCCGCAGGACACCTTTCTCAACCTCAGTGCGTGGGCGAAGGGCTCGGTTTTCCTCAATGGCTTCAATTTGGGCCGGTATTGGAACCGGGGCCCGCACCAATCGCTCTTCGTGCCGAAGCCGCTGCTGCGCCAGGGAGAGAACCGGCTCGTCCTCTTCGAGGTGGAGAAGGCCGGAGCGTGGCTCCGTTTCGACGAAGAGCCGACATTCGCGATCTAG
- a CDS encoding cellulase family glycosylhydrolase — protein sequence MALAVLGLAMVGNGHAATAVQIYGPSSTLIGTGTGTRNIWVQVGSNPAVPGATCTIELYPYGTTGPVLYSGTAAVPNSTSTATQVMQVPINVGQLGIYSLRVQVKNAGGGVVWTSNHRYASVPPRANVGPPFMGVCTHLCYSISDPAARVLDLIRLAGFGWIRDNYWWDSIEPTAGTYTFNSHQDDIVSNAQSRGLKVLAILGKATPAYNFTGGLPDSTTNAAFGRYAVKCMQRYPYVLDWEILNEPDDYDPTTVYTPLLQAVYNAMKTQNSAVNVISCGGGGAGHNVGGQYESGVLGGGGIGYQNAFSAHPYLGDNPPEIGYTATGGPITTFNVSTIWPYLTTLANNHPNPATGTLKVWMTEMGWSVYPDGETEMEQAAYFVRAYLLAARQGWGTVSRLFWYEFQNGGTDTDQESNFGLINADYSPKPAYVAASVFSASIGTYAFSQAVIDTSTAKVYKYGPRYAIWGVTGPTSVTFALPAGTYTLRDWQGRDTTITSTGTYTMTASINPSYIF from the coding sequence ATGGCCTTGGCCGTGCTGGGCCTGGCGATGGTCGGCAACGGCCACGCCGCCACGGCGGTGCAGATCTACGGGCCCAGTTCCACGTTGATCGGGACGGGAACGGGAACGCGGAACATCTGGGTCCAGGTCGGCTCGAACCCCGCGGTGCCGGGCGCGACCTGCACCATCGAACTCTATCCCTACGGCACCACGGGTCCGGTCCTCTACTCCGGCACGGCGGCGGTGCCGAATTCGACCTCGACGGCGACCCAGGTCATGCAGGTGCCGATCAACGTCGGCCAGCTCGGGATCTACTCCCTCCGCGTCCAGGTGAAGAACGCCGGAGGCGGCGTGGTCTGGACGTCGAACCATCGGTATGCTTCCGTCCCTCCCCGCGCCAACGTCGGGCCGCCCTTCATGGGCGTCTGCACCCACCTTTGCTACTCGATCTCCGACCCGGCGGCGAGGGTCCTCGACCTCATCCGCCTCGCGGGTTTCGGCTGGATCCGGGACAATTACTGGTGGGACAGCATCGAGCCGACCGCGGGGACCTACACCTTCAACTCCCATCAGGATGACATCGTGAGCAATGCGCAGAGCCGCGGACTGAAGGTCTTGGCCATCCTCGGCAAGGCGACCCCGGCCTACAACTTCACGGGAGGCCTGCCGGACTCGACGACGAACGCCGCCTTCGGGCGCTATGCGGTGAAGTGCATGCAGCGGTACCCCTACGTCCTCGACTGGGAGATCCTGAACGAGCCCGACGACTACGATCCCACGACGGTCTACACGCCGCTCCTCCAGGCGGTCTACAACGCGATGAAGACCCAGAACAGCGCGGTGAACGTCATCTCCTGCGGCGGCGGCGGCGCGGGCCACAACGTCGGGGGGCAATACGAGTCGGGCGTCCTCGGGGGCGGCGGCATCGGCTACCAGAACGCCTTCAGCGCCCATCCCTACCTCGGCGACAATCCGCCCGAGATCGGCTACACGGCGACGGGGGGGCCGATCACGACGTTCAACGTCTCGACGATCTGGCCCTACCTCACCACCCTGGCGAACAACCACCCGAATCCCGCGACCGGCACCCTCAAGGTGTGGATGACCGAAATGGGCTGGTCGGTCTATCCCGACGGCGAGACCGAAATGGAGCAGGCCGCCTACTTCGTCCGCGCCTATCTCCTCGCCGCCCGGCAGGGCTGGGGCACGGTCAGCCGGCTCTTCTGGTACGAATTCCAGAACGGCGGAACCGATACCGACCAGGAGAGCAACTTCGGGCTGATCAACGCCGACTACTCCCCGAAGCCCGCCTATGTCGCCGCCTCGGTCTTCAGCGCGTCGATCGGGACCTACGCGTTCAGCCAGGCGGTCATCGACACCTCGACGGCCAAGGTCTACAAGTACGGGCCCCGCTACGCGATCTGGGGCGTCACCGGCCCGACGTCGGTGACCTTCGCCCTCCCCGCCGGGACCTACACGCTGCGGGATTGGCAGGGCCGCGACACGACGATCACCAGCACCGGGACGTACACGATGACGGCCTCGATCAACCCCTCGTATATCTTCTAG
- a CDS encoding heparinase II/III family protein: protein MNPPFTPDWDEVARKARKEPWARDVVRSLEEEMLSWREKLVIPPPSQPTAWAHHYFCDETGEPLVWKPDSPRRHLCAKNGRLYSGEPYDGAWRLIMHAANGAQIERCAILLRLGVQTEIAGAEIERIAGTYVDTYLSYEVHGSAPSMGRLMPQSLDEAIWIITLLRSLRWSGLVSGWDERRRAALRETVRAVVDLLRPQIAWIHNIHCWLLAALAEAALFLEDDALLDWCWENPFGIGQQIEKGFDGDGQWYEGSIGYHYYALAALLCFLEAGGAEYLRRRADLNERLVKAFTNPPLLAYADGRLPAYNDCWASPRLEDAADLYEAASALMSDSSWPPILAEVYRNHRPAPCRRYTRVHFPDQGGEPSLKDARSSVAALVYGPAHLPEAAPREPRSALLPHAGIGILRNRDVRLAMRFGPHGGGHDHLDRPGVDVETAGGWQSLDLGTTGYASAFNGEWLRTPAAHNIVVIDGAWQTPGRGRLVAWSETALTVEVVDAHPGVLLRRTLTLLEKGWEDRFEIVADAPRRIDWIFHGDGIFKCPGREGTPVVLEEDNGYRKMRDLKKAPFSAPLCGEWRSQGETVAVEFGAASPGEIFWGAADGNPNGRPLGIVMLRAVASLQTVIARFRLG from the coding sequence ATGAACCCTCCCTTCACGCCCGATTGGGACGAAGTCGCACGGAAAGCCCGGAAGGAGCCGTGGGCTCGCGACGTGGTCCGGTCCCTCGAGGAGGAGATGCTTTCCTGGAGGGAAAAGCTCGTCATCCCTCCGCCCTCGCAGCCGACGGCGTGGGCCCACCATTATTTCTGCGACGAGACGGGCGAACCGCTCGTCTGGAAGCCGGACAGTCCCCGCCGCCATCTCTGCGCGAAAAATGGGCGTCTCTATTCCGGCGAGCCCTACGACGGGGCTTGGCGCTTGATCATGCATGCCGCGAACGGGGCCCAGATCGAGCGGTGCGCCATCCTCTTGCGGCTCGGCGTCCAGACGGAGATCGCCGGGGCCGAAATCGAGCGCATCGCGGGCACCTACGTCGATACCTACCTTTCTTACGAAGTCCACGGCAGTGCGCCCAGCATGGGGAGGCTCATGCCGCAATCGCTCGACGAAGCCATCTGGATCATCACCCTCCTGCGCTCCCTGCGCTGGAGCGGGCTCGTGTCCGGCTGGGACGAGCGTCGCCGTGCAGCCCTTCGGGAGACGGTCCGCGCCGTCGTCGATCTCCTCCGCCCCCAGATTGCCTGGATCCATAACATCCATTGCTGGCTCCTCGCCGCCCTTGCCGAGGCGGCGCTTTTCCTGGAAGACGATGCGCTTCTCGATTGGTGCTGGGAAAATCCGTTCGGCATCGGGCAGCAGATCGAGAAGGGGTTCGACGGGGATGGGCAATGGTACGAGGGCAGCATCGGCTATCACTATTACGCTCTTGCCGCGCTTCTTTGCTTCCTGGAGGCGGGCGGGGCGGAATACCTTCGCCGTCGCGCCGATTTGAACGAACGGCTGGTCAAGGCCTTCACGAATCCGCCGCTCCTCGCCTACGCCGACGGGCGGCTGCCCGCCTATAACGATTGCTGGGCCAGCCCGCGGCTCGAGGACGCGGCCGACCTTTACGAGGCGGCTTCGGCGCTCATGTCCGATTCTTCCTGGCCGCCGATCCTGGCCGAGGTCTATCGAAACCATCGCCCTGCTCCCTGCCGCCGCTACACGCGGGTCCATTTCCCGGACCAGGGAGGGGAACCCTCGTTGAAGGACGCGCGGAGTTCCGTCGCCGCCCTCGTTTACGGCCCGGCCCATCTGCCGGAAGCGGCGCCCCGGGAACCCCGATCGGCACTCCTGCCCCACGCCGGGATCGGGATCCTGCGAAACCGGGACGTCCGCCTCGCGATGCGTTTCGGCCCCCATGGGGGAGGGCACGATCACCTCGACCGTCCGGGCGTCGATGTCGAGACGGCGGGCGGGTGGCAAAGCCTCGATCTGGGAACCACGGGCTATGCCAGCGCCTTCAACGGCGAATGGCTTCGTACGCCTGCCGCCCACAACATCGTGGTCATCGACGGCGCCTGGCAAACTCCAGGCCGGGGCAGGCTCGTCGCCTGGTCTGAAACGGCCCTGACCGTCGAGGTGGTCGATGCCCACCCCGGCGTCCTGCTGCGGCGGACGCTGACCTTGCTGGAGAAGGGATGGGAAGATCGCTTCGAGATCGTCGCGGACGCTCCCCGGCGCATCGACTGGATCTTCCACGGCGACGGAATCTTCAAATGTCCGGGACGGGAAGGTACCCCGGTCGTGCTGGAGGAAGACAACGGCTACCGGAAGATGAGGGATCTCAAAAAGGCACCCTTTTCCGCTCCGCTCTGCGGAGAGTGGCGGAGCCAGGGAGAGACGGTGGCGGTTGAATTCGGTGCCGCTTCCCCGGGAGAGATCTTTTGGGGAGCCGCCGACGGCAATCCCAACGGACGTCCCTTGGGAATCGTCATGCTGCGGGCCGTGGCGTCCCTGCAGACCGTCATTGCCCGCTTTCGGTTGGGATAA
- a CDS encoding PEP-CTERM sorting domain-containing protein (PEP-CTERM proteins occur, often in large numbers, in the proteomes of bacteria that also encode an exosortase, a predicted intramembrane cysteine proteinase. The presence of a PEP-CTERM domain at a protein's C-terminus predicts cleavage within the sorting domain, followed by covalent anchoring to some some component of the (usually Gram-negative) cell surface. Many PEP-CTERM proteins exhibit an unusual sequence composition that includes large numbers of potential glycosylation sites. Expression of one such protein has been shown restore the ability of a bacterium to form floc, a type of biofilm.): MKSRLPLVVLLGGVMGWLGAHASAQVSSTYTGASGGLWSAAGNWSNGIPGSSGTAIYAGSSADTTVLYDSSASSSLGTMQWGESNGGFTNLLDIVKGGSSGTPSLTIASDLTLGSSSGTALVRLDSSASTAVYLKIGSAGTGTVTLNAGGELDLLSNATTATLRSASVGGNVALAGGILYFASTSSTSSTAPTITGNLSISSGTLNVGDVNSRVHVNGNFTATGGTISAAGTSGLVYLYGATNSLSSSVAVTSAVYFHLSDSGVAVNQSFSTDANIPSLNLRSSSGIKTLSGSGTIGVINLGGYTTATTLTLKLGSNLAVSGGFGTGNWGSGGTAATSFVLDTNGYNWATSGANTLTFQNPQTVAATWTIKNSASILSTITAKNFVFSSGTTNAIAGPVTLSAAGTTQAFYFGGSAAATVNLDGSAGTVTLDAGTNAMAFSASGGGAGVVNTTGSVVFKSASTGTAFDLSAPGSSRTSFGTGTVLWSTGNRATTNLGAASALNPGVLFRYTGTSGKVTTGTTGQTVGGIEVGDGVAASTLAALSWITLGGDLNVKASSTFTAGYNPVVLVGAANLVGTGTLDGNYSFDPAGTGGIAPNGTGTVGTLHMSSASTLTLYASNVSTFDIAGLASFDLLDMNGSALNYGDSVLRLNFLGGYRPGLNATFTLVTNNQDGSGTFSSITSNIGETFSFNAATGTVTVIAVPEPATLLELLAGLLCVAGGLRRKIPGLAAN; this comes from the coding sequence ATGAAATCCCGCCTCCCCCTCGTCGTCCTGCTGGGGGGAGTCATGGGCTGGCTCGGGGCGCACGCTTCGGCCCAGGTTTCGAGCACCTACACGGGCGCCTCGGGCGGCCTGTGGAGCGCGGCGGGCAACTGGAGCAACGGCATCCCCGGATCTTCCGGCACGGCGATCTATGCCGGGAGCAGTGCCGACACGACGGTCCTCTACGATTCCTCCGCCTCCTCTTCGCTCGGCACGATGCAATGGGGGGAGAGCAACGGGGGATTCACCAATCTCCTCGATATCGTCAAGGGAGGCTCGTCCGGGACGCCGTCGCTGACCATTGCGAGCGACCTCACGCTCGGCTCCTCTTCGGGCACGGCGCTCGTCCGCCTCGACTCGAGCGCCTCGACTGCCGTCTACCTCAAGATCGGCTCCGCCGGAACGGGCACCGTGACCCTCAATGCCGGGGGCGAACTCGATCTCCTCAGCAACGCCACGACCGCCACCCTCCGGAGCGCGAGCGTGGGCGGAAACGTTGCCCTGGCGGGAGGGATCCTTTACTTCGCCTCCACCAGTTCGACCTCGTCCACCGCCCCCACGATCACGGGAAACCTGAGCATCTCCTCGGGGACGCTCAACGTGGGCGACGTCAATTCCCGCGTCCACGTGAACGGCAATTTCACGGCGACGGGCGGGACGATCTCGGCGGCGGGAACGTCGGGCCTGGTCTATCTCTACGGGGCGACGAACTCCCTCTCCTCTTCCGTCGCCGTCACCAGCGCCGTCTACTTCCACCTCAGCGACTCGGGCGTGGCGGTGAACCAGAGCTTCAGCACCGACGCGAACATCCCCTCCCTCAACCTCCGGTCCTCCAGCGGCATCAAGACCCTCTCCGGTTCTGGCACGATCGGCGTGATCAACCTCGGCGGCTACACCACGGCGACGACGCTGACGCTCAAGCTCGGCAGCAACCTGGCCGTCAGCGGCGGCTTCGGCACCGGCAATTGGGGCTCCGGCGGTACCGCCGCCACGAGCTTCGTCCTCGACACGAACGGGTACAACTGGGCCACCTCGGGCGCGAACACGTTGACCTTCCAGAATCCCCAGACGGTAGCGGCGACGTGGACGATCAAAAACAGCGCGTCGATCCTCAGCACGATCACCGCGAAGAATTTCGTCTTCAGCTCGGGGACGACGAACGCCATCGCCGGGCCGGTCACCCTCTCCGCGGCGGGAACGACCCAGGCTTTCTATTTCGGCGGTTCGGCGGCGGCGACGGTCAACCTCGACGGCAGCGCGGGGACGGTGACCCTCGATGCGGGGACGAACGCCATGGCCTTCTCCGCGAGCGGCGGCGGCGCGGGCGTCGTCAACACGACGGGGAGCGTCGTCTTCAAGTCGGCCTCAACCGGCACGGCCTTCGATCTCTCGGCTCCCGGATCGTCCCGGACGAGTTTCGGCACGGGGACGGTCCTCTGGAGCACCGGCAACCGGGCGACGACCAACCTCGGGGCCGCCTCCGCGCTCAATCCGGGCGTCCTCTTCCGCTACACCGGCACCTCGGGGAAGGTCACCACGGGGACCACCGGGCAGACCGTCGGCGGCATCGAAGTCGGCGACGGCGTGGCGGCCTCGACGCTCGCCGCCCTCTCGTGGATCACCCTCGGAGGCGACCTTAACGTCAAGGCGAGCTCCACCTTCACCGCCGGGTACAATCCCGTCGTCCTCGTGGGGGCGGCGAACCTCGTCGGCACCGGAACCCTCGACGGCAATTACTCCTTCGATCCCGCCGGGACGGGCGGCATCGCGCCGAACGGGACGGGCACCGTCGGGACGCTCCATATGTCGTCCGCCAGCACCCTGACCCTCTACGCGAGCAATGTCTCGACCTTCGACATCGCCGGGTTGGCCAGCTTCGACCTCCTCGACATGAACGGCAGCGCCCTCAACTACGGCGACAGCGTCCTCCGCCTGAACTTCCTCGGCGGCTACCGCCCGGGTTTGAACGCCACGTTCACCCTCGTGACGAACAACCAGGATGGATCGGGAACCTTCTCCTCGATCACGAGCAACATCGGGGAGACCTTCTCCTTCAACGCCGCCACGGGAACGGTGACGGTGATCGCCGTGCCGGAACCGGCGACCCTCCTGGAGCTCCTCGCGGGGCTTCTCTGCGTCGCGGGAGGTCTTCGTCGGAAGATCCCCGGCCTTGCGGCGAACTAA
- a CDS encoding cellulase family glycosylhydrolase, whose translation MTSSRSSLAARFASGLIIAAAWFPLSPLSARADAVITVVSPETSLIVEDKGSKTFHFHVDGMPTEASKAVVELRRFSSGPVSDKKIAAHAEVPLSGSDIEIALDVPEIGYYELTLRLESGSKQALASLVTSFAAVPTHAGANPSDFGVCTHFAQKKDDPQLFESTMKLVKLAGFSRIRDECYWDGWERQPGVFVPMQGCTDYIDAANRLGIAPLVVLDFGNGKAYPQLFTGKGEGHSSFPDTPEKVDLFTRYVEETVKLYNSKVKDWELWNEPQSWGKPSPAVYTALLKKVNAKIKEIDPDANVISCGGGGAGGGPGGDFITGILAAGGLNDQDGFSVHPYMAPYTPEFGYDAANSPIPSVSVPVVWKHLGKFVDNHPKANGKKLQFWVSEFGWVSSPINFFDGAQMQGAYVARAFLLSRSVGTCTAVFWYDFQNDGVDPRNNEHNFGLIRKDFSPKPAFVSMSVMSATVGSRPCTKVLVDDADAKVFAFGSEDSSGSGDVVYAGWSVASVGKGAKLKIPPGNYTRRDWDGHEQDVVVDEKGYNWTLRPFPQYLFAKKDAAPQG comes from the coding sequence ATGACTTCTTCCAGGTCCTCCCTGGCCGCGAGGTTCGCCTCCGGTCTGATTATCGCTGCGGCATGGTTCCCCCTCTCCCCCCTTTCCGCGAGGGCCGATGCCGTGATCACCGTCGTTTCGCCCGAGACCTCGCTCATCGTCGAGGATAAGGGGTCCAAGACCTTCCATTTCCATGTCGACGGGATGCCGACCGAGGCCTCGAAGGCTGTCGTCGAGCTGCGCCGCTTCAGTAGCGGCCCCGTTTCCGACAAAAAGATCGCCGCCCACGCGGAAGTGCCGCTCTCCGGTTCCGACATCGAGATCGCGCTCGACGTGCCGGAGATCGGCTACTACGAGTTGACTCTCCGTCTCGAGAGCGGATCGAAGCAGGCCCTCGCCTCGCTGGTCACCTCGTTCGCCGCCGTGCCGACCCATGCGGGGGCCAATCCCTCCGATTTCGGCGTCTGTACCCACTTCGCCCAGAAGAAGGATGATCCCCAGCTCTTCGAGTCGACGATGAAGCTGGTGAAGCTCGCGGGCTTCTCCCGCATCCGCGACGAGTGTTACTGGGACGGATGGGAGCGGCAGCCCGGCGTCTTCGTCCCGATGCAGGGCTGCACCGATTACATCGACGCCGCCAACCGCCTCGGCATCGCGCCTCTTGTCGTCCTCGACTTCGGCAACGGCAAGGCCTACCCGCAGCTCTTCACCGGGAAGGGGGAGGGGCATTCCTCGTTCCCCGACACGCCCGAGAAGGTCGACCTTTTCACCCGCTACGTCGAGGAGACGGTGAAGCTCTACAACTCCAAGGTGAAGGACTGGGAACTCTGGAACGAGCCGCAGTCGTGGGGGAAGCCGAGCCCGGCCGTCTACACGGCCCTCCTGAAGAAGGTCAACGCGAAGATCAAGGAGATCGACCCCGACGCCAACGTCATCTCCTGCGGCGGCGGCGGCGCGGGCGGCGGCCCCGGCGGGGACTTCATCACCGGAATCCTCGCGGCGGGCGGCCTCAACGACCAGGACGGTTTCAGCGTCCATCCCTATATGGCGCCCTACACCCCCGAGTTCGGCTACGACGCCGCCAACTCGCCGATCCCGTCGGTGAGCGTCCCCGTCGTCTGGAAGCATCTCGGCAAGTTCGTCGACAACCATCCGAAGGCGAACGGCAAGAAGCTCCAGTTCTGGGTCAGCGAATTCGGCTGGGTCAGCTCCCCCATCAACTTCTTCGACGGTGCGCAGATGCAGGGGGCTTATGTCGCGCGGGCCTTCCTCCTCTCCCGCTCCGTCGGCACCTGCACCGCCGTCTTCTGGTACGATTTCCAGAACGACGGCGTCGATCCCCGGAACAACGAGCACAACTTCGGTCTGATCCGGAAGGACTTTTCCCCGAAGCCCGCCTTCGTCTCGATGTCGGTGATGAGCGCGACCGTCGGGAGCCGCCCCTGCACGAAGGTCCTCGTCGACGACGCCGACGCGAAGGTCTTCGCCTTCGGCAGCGAGGACTCCAGCGGCTCGGGCGACGTCGTCTACGCGGGCTGGTCGGTCGCGAGCGTCGGCAAGGGGGCGAAGCTGAAGATTCCCCCGGGCAACTACACGCGCCGGGATTGGGACGGCCACGAGCAGGACGTCGTCGTCGACGAGAAGGGGTACAACTGGACGCTCCGGCCCTTCCCCCAATACCTCTTCGCGAAGAAGGACGCCGCTCCCCAGGGCTAA
- a CDS encoding GntR family transcriptional regulator — translation MTSLSSLHPSSPGTPDWDKLLQGIILDRGSSHALHSQLRNGLRFIILHSLKNGERLLPELEMVQRLNLSQGTVRRALTELATEGLLERRRAIGTVVCHPLTAGLRQLAVVLPEFSSLFSTAILSSLQLRCQQLGIALQIIRIGPSDHLQAVERNFGFSPDDGAVVALAAPDPVIRSLHQRMSDRGYRLLCLGKHLENYPGSQISLCNASAMTMGLDRLTELGHRRILFLVGEPEEDDVVKARCRLFEQQAKERGLTEARVFHCGSHNWENGAQAVAQAMPSVWNSPSRPTAIFAVSDICAMGALNWLQQQGVDVPGAVSIVGFDGTDLTRYSFPTISTLVQPLERYAEAAIEILENPSRVRQSLFLPPTYREAGTTAPLAVALAA, via the coding sequence ATGACTTCCCTCTCTTCACTGCATCCGAGTTCGCCCGGCACTCCGGATTGGGACAAGCTGCTCCAGGGGATCATTCTCGATCGCGGAAGCTCCCATGCGCTCCACTCCCAATTGCGGAACGGGCTTCGGTTCATCATTCTTCACTCCCTGAAGAACGGGGAGCGCCTGTTGCCCGAACTCGAGATGGTCCAGCGGTTGAATCTCTCCCAGGGGACGGTGCGGCGGGCGCTGACGGAGTTGGCCACCGAGGGGCTGCTCGAGCGGCGGCGGGCGATCGGCACTGTCGTCTGCCATCCCCTGACTGCGGGCCTTCGCCAGCTGGCGGTCGTTCTGCCCGAATTCAGTTCCCTTTTCTCTACCGCGATCCTCTCGTCGTTGCAGCTCCGCTGTCAGCAATTGGGGATCGCCCTCCAGATCATCCGCATCGGGCCTTCAGACCACCTTCAGGCCGTCGAGAGGAATTTCGGCTTCTCGCCTGACGACGGCGCCGTCGTCGCCCTCGCGGCACCCGATCCGGTGATCCGGAGCCTTCACCAGCGGATGAGCGATCGGGGGTATCGCCTTCTCTGCCTCGGCAAGCACCTCGAGAACTATCCCGGCTCGCAGATCTCCCTCTGCAACGCGAGCGCGATGACGATGGGCCTCGATCGTCTCACCGAGTTGGGTCATCGGCGCATCCTTTTCCTGGTCGGCGAGCCCGAGGAGGATGACGTGGTGAAGGCCCGGTGCCGTCTCTTCGAGCAGCAGGCGAAGGAGCGGGGGCTGACGGAAGCCCGCGTCTTCCACTGCGGTTCGCACAACTGGGAGAACGGCGCGCAGGCCGTCGCGCAGGCGATGCCCTCCGTATGGAACTCGCCCTCGCGGCCGACCGCCATCTTCGCCGTCTCCGACATCTGCGCCATGGGCGCCCTCAATTGGCTCCAACAGCAGGGGGTCGACGTTCCGGGGGCGGTTTCCATCGTCGGCTTCGACGGGACCGACCTCACCCGCTACAGTTTTCCGACGATCAGCACCCTCGTCCAGCCCCTGGAGCGGTATGCGGAGGCGGCCATCGAGATTCTGGAGAACCCCAGCCGTGTCCGCCAGAGCCTCTTCCTTCCCCCCACCTACCGCGAGGCGGGGACGACCGCGCCGCTCGCCGTGGCGTTGGCAGCCTAG